Proteins found in one Mucilaginibacter gracilis genomic segment:
- the porM gene encoding type IX secretion system motor protein PorM/GldM yields MAAGKQTPRQRMINILYLVLLGLIALNVPENLLDAFKKIGDSLSTSTKNVQSSIDQNYTAFEKHLKDEPEKAKPIYAKAQTATALAKKLYDEVEELKTELVKNSGGMDEATGDYKGRDDMEASERLMIKNEKGAQLRKDILETRSKLLDLVDPKDRAAMSLSLDAQAPPHANGVPEKSWEEAYFGPNIPVAAVMTTLIKIQSDAKNDESAVTKKLLSKFDQAVVNLDKFEAVAVAPTSYVIVGGQPYTAQVFLTASDSHSVPYVTVGGSKLPIVDGKGVYTGSTSSEGIKTWTGTITVKQTDGTVKTYTTAPQTYQVAKPSAVVSPDKMNVLYTGVSNPLSVSAPGIPVEKLHVTISGGGGSLSGSNGHYEAKVTSIGEATVNISAELVKGKVLSLGSTKFRVKRIPDPKAQFGGKSGGSSPAVNLRAQEKLFAKLENFEFDAKFVVKSFKLFVAKPHQDAVVSTSNSAELSPAQKLALSSITPGSTVYFDDIVAVGPDGSQRALDPIIFKAQ; encoded by the coding sequence ATGGCTGCAGGTAAACAGACCCCCAGACAGCGAATGATCAACATTTTGTATCTGGTGTTGTTGGGCTTAATTGCGCTTAACGTACCAGAGAATTTGTTGGATGCATTCAAGAAAATAGGTGATAGCCTTTCAACGTCAACCAAAAACGTTCAAAGTAGCATCGACCAAAACTATACGGCCTTCGAGAAACATTTAAAGGATGAGCCTGAAAAAGCTAAACCAATTTATGCGAAGGCACAAACGGCCACAGCATTGGCTAAAAAACTTTACGACGAAGTAGAAGAGTTAAAAACTGAGCTGGTGAAAAACAGCGGAGGTATGGACGAGGCAACTGGTGATTACAAAGGACGCGACGACATGGAAGCATCGGAACGTTTGATGATTAAAAACGAGAAGGGTGCCCAGCTACGTAAAGATATTTTGGAAACCCGCTCTAAGTTGCTTGATTTGGTTGATCCTAAAGATCGTGCTGCAATGAGTTTATCATTAGACGCTCAAGCTCCTCCTCATGCAAACGGAGTTCCGGAAAAATCGTGGGAAGAAGCTTATTTTGGTCCTAATATACCAGTTGCTGCTGTGATGACCACTTTGATCAAAATACAATCAGACGCTAAGAACGACGAATCGGCAGTTACTAAGAAATTGTTAAGCAAGTTTGACCAGGCTGTTGTAAACCTTGATAAGTTTGAAGCAGTAGCCGTGGCGCCTACAAGTTATGTAATAGTTGGTGGCCAGCCCTACACTGCACAAGTGTTTTTAACAGCTTCAGATTCGCACTCTGTACCCTACGTAACCGTAGGCGGCAGCAAGTTACCTATTGTTGATGGCAAAGGTGTATACACCGGCAGCACCAGCAGCGAAGGTATTAAAACCTGGACCGGTACCATTACTGTTAAACAAACCGATGGTACGGTAAAAACCTATACCACTGCACCCCAAACTTACCAGGTAGCTAAACCATCTGCGGTTGTATCTCCTGATAAAATGAATGTTTTATACACAGGTGTATCAAACCCTTTATCTGTTTCGGCACCAGGTATACCTGTAGAAAAACTGCATGTTACTATTTCTGGCGGCGGTGGCTCTTTAAGTGGCTCTAATGGCCATTACGAGGCTAAGGTTACCTCTATTGGCGAGGCAACGGTTAATATTTCTGCCGAGTTGGTGAAAGGTAAAGTGTTATCTCTGGGTTCTACAAAATTCAGGGTTAAACGTATTCCCGATCCTAAGGCTCAATTTGGAGGCAAAAGCGGTGGTTCGTCACCTGCTGTAAATTTAAGGGCTCAAGAAAAACTATTTGCCAAGCTTGAAAACTTTGAGTTTGATGCCAAATTTGTTGTTAAAAGCTTTAAATTGTTTGTGGCAAAACCGCACCAGGATGCTGTTGTATCTACAAGTAACAGTGCCGAGCTTTCGCCCGCACAAAAACTTGCTTTATCGAGCATCACACCCGGTTCAACAGTATATTTTGATGATATTGTAGCCGTAGGTCCGGATGGCTCACAACGTGCTTTGGATCCTATTATATTTAAGGCGCAGTAA
- the porL gene encoding type IX secretion system motor protein PorL/GldL, with the protein MAGVEKSKIGIGNIVSWGATIVIIGLLFKIQHWRYSEYFITLGLGAEAVLFFLIGFQQEPVDPDWTLVYPELKGDAPAKVVAPKPVAGTAASLDKLMADAKIGPELISSLGEGLKSFGDKVSTITKVADAGTATQEFTTKIKAATISYDNLNTAFTKASAGLIELGNTNIDSKAYHDEITKLAKNLSSLNAVYELELQDSNKHLKSMSAFYENLGTTMKGFTEAVDDSKRFKDEVSRLAKNVASLNSVYGNMLSAMNAPIGK; encoded by the coding sequence ATGGCTGGCGTAGAAAAATCAAAGATCGGGATAGGTAATATCGTATCCTGGGGTGCAACAATAGTAATTATTGGCTTGTTGTTTAAAATACAACACTGGCGTTATTCAGAGTACTTCATTACGCTTGGGTTAGGCGCCGAAGCAGTATTATTCTTTTTAATTGGATTTCAACAAGAACCAGTTGATCCGGATTGGACTTTAGTATACCCAGAGTTAAAGGGCGATGCACCTGCAAAGGTTGTTGCTCCAAAACCGGTTGCAGGTACAGCCGCATCATTAGATAAATTAATGGCTGATGCTAAAATAGGCCCCGAATTGATAAGCAGCTTAGGCGAAGGCTTAAAATCATTTGGCGATAAAGTAAGCACAATAACTAAAGTTGCCGATGCCGGTACAGCTACACAAGAGTTTACTACTAAAATAAAGGCAGCAACCATTAGTTACGATAACCTTAACACTGCTTTTACTAAGGCATCTGCCGGTTTAATTGAATTGGGTAATACCAATATCGATTCTAAAGCGTATCATGACGAGATAACCAAGCTTGCTAAAAACTTGTCATCGTTAAATGCAGTTTATGAGCTTGAGTTACAGGATTCGAACAAACACCTTAAATCAATGAGTGCTTTTTACGAAAATTTAGGCACCACCATGAAAGGCTTTACCGAAGCTGTTGATGATTCTAAGAGATTTAAAGACGAAGTTAGCCGTTTAGCAAAAAATGTAGCTTCATTAAACTCTGTATATGGCAATATGCTATCTGCAATGAATGCGCCGATAGGTAAATAA
- the porK gene encoding T9SS ring complex lipoprotein PorK/GldK yields the protein MKLYYFIVFLVAGVVMVGCNTNHRGEVVGVYQRTFRAEVPNGMAYIPAGSFLMGPVDQDITFSQIGDNKQVSIPAFYMDEMELSNSKYKQFVNWVRDSIAITSYLNDDKYYIHPKGTTKSAANSRKYIDWDYVAKNPPFKNKKGQNTTSKLENMYYQGDDRVFDRNEIDVSRLKYSYAIYMLRDAANHQNDKKMKRSDFILRDSLAIYPDTLVWLRNFTYSANEPYAQGYFSHPAYQNYPVVGVTWRQARAFTVWRTKLQDAAAQDGRHLTQSRLPYDLPSDAQFEYAARGGRIGTNYPWGGPYIKNAKGCLLANFKPGRGNYTDDGGLMTVKVNAYLPNDYGLYNMAGNVAEWTSSAYDEASSSVVSDLNPSFTYNAKATDPEVKKRKVVRGGSFKDVGYFLQNSTRTYEYQDTAKAYIGFRCVTSFIGRDIKDRN from the coding sequence ATGAAATTATACTATTTCATAGTTTTTTTAGTGGCCGGAGTTGTGATGGTAGGTTGTAATACCAACCATCGTGGGGAAGTGGTTGGCGTTTATCAACGTACTTTTAGAGCCGAAGTGCCAAACGGAATGGCATATATACCTGCCGGTAGCTTTTTAATGGGCCCGGTAGATCAGGATATTACGTTTTCGCAAATAGGCGATAATAAGCAGGTGAGCATCCCGGCTTTTTATATGGACGAGATGGAGCTATCAAACTCAAAATACAAGCAATTTGTAAATTGGGTGCGCGACTCGATAGCCATTACCAGCTATTTAAACGACGATAAATATTACATACATCCTAAAGGAACAACAAAATCTGCTGCAAACAGCCGCAAGTATATTGATTGGGATTACGTTGCTAAAAACCCACCTTTTAAAAATAAAAAAGGCCAAAACACAACAAGCAAGCTGGAAAACATGTACTACCAGGGCGACGACAGGGTTTTTGACCGTAATGAGATAGACGTTAGCCGATTGAAATATAGCTACGCCATATATATGCTGAGGGATGCCGCCAATCATCAAAATGATAAAAAGATGAAACGCTCGGACTTTATACTCCGCGATTCGCTTGCCATATATCCCGATACATTGGTTTGGTTGCGTAATTTTACCTATTCGGCAAATGAGCCTTATGCTCAGGGCTATTTTTCGCACCCGGCTTATCAAAATTATCCGGTTGTTGGCGTAACCTGGAGGCAAGCGCGTGCATTTACGGTTTGGCGCACCAAACTGCAAGATGCAGCCGCTCAAGACGGCAGACATTTAACACAATCGCGTTTACCATACGATTTGCCATCTGATGCGCAATTTGAATACGCAGCCCGCGGCGGCAGGATAGGTACAAATTACCCTTGGGGTGGCCCTTACATTAAAAATGCAAAAGGCTGTTTACTGGCCAATTTTAAACCCGGACGTGGTAATTATACTGATGATGGCGGATTAATGACTGTAAAGGTAAATGCTTATTTACCTAACGACTACGGGTTGTATAACATGGCAGGCAACGTTGCCGAGTGGACCTCATCTGCTTATGACGAAGCTTCATCCAGCGTTGTGAGCGATTTAAACCCATCGTTCACCTATAATGCTAAAGCAACAGACCCCGAAGTTAAAAAACGTAAGGTTGTTAGAGGCGGATCTTTTAAAGATGTGGGTTATTTTTTGCAAAACTCTACCCGCACTTATGAGTATCAAGATACAGCAAAAGCTTATATCGGCTTCCGTTGCGTAACTTCGTTTATCGGTCGCGATATTAAAGATAGAAACTAA
- a CDS encoding uroporphyrinogen-III synthase, with amino-acid sequence MEDRKKKVKSILVTLPKPDTDKNPYAELAKKSNLKIDFRSFIHVEGVPAKEFRKERINLADFTAIIFTSRNSADHFFRICEEMRFEVPADMKYFCLSETIALYLQKYIQYRKRKIFFGKQTAADLAEVLKKHSGEKFLYPCSDVAAEETQKFLLDNGYKFTPAVLFRTVCSDLSDLAEVFYDIIVFFSPSSIQSLYKNFPDFKQNNTRIAAFGATTHKAVLDAGLILDISAPTPTAPSMTMALDQYIKLVNK; translated from the coding sequence TTGGAAGATAGAAAGAAAAAGGTAAAGAGCATATTGGTTACTTTACCGAAACCGGATACAGATAAGAACCCTTACGCTGAACTGGCTAAAAAAAGCAATCTGAAAATTGATTTCAGGTCGTTTATCCATGTTGAAGGTGTGCCAGCTAAAGAGTTTCGTAAAGAGCGGATAAACCTTGCCGATTTTACCGCCATTATTTTTACAAGCCGCAACTCGGCCGACCATTTTTTTAGGATATGCGAAGAGATGCGCTTTGAAGTACCGGCTGATATGAAATACTTTTGCCTGTCAGAAACTATTGCACTGTACTTGCAAAAATACATTCAGTACCGCAAGCGTAAAATATTTTTTGGCAAACAAACTGCTGCCGACCTGGCCGAAGTTTTAAAAAAGCACTCGGGCGAAAAGTTTTTATATCCCTGCTCGGATGTTGCGGCTGAAGAAACCCAAAAGTTTTTGCTTGATAATGGCTATAAATTTACTCCAGCCGTATTGTTTCGTACAGTTTGCAGTGACCTCTCTGACCTGGCCGAAGTGTTTTACGATATTATTGTTTTCTTTAGTCCATCAAGCATACAATCGTTATACAAAAACTTTCCCGACTTTAAACAAAATAATACCCGCATTGCTGCCTTTGGAGCTACAACTCACAAAGCCGTTTTAGATGCCGGGTTAATATTAGATATTTCGGCGCCCACCCCAACGGCCCCTTCCATGACTATGGCTCTCGACCAATACATTAAATTGGTGAATAAATAA
- a CDS encoding DUF4271 domain-containing protein, which yields MRLIILVLFAFLFTSLCANAQTDSIQNKTEEVKPAADTLAAVKLHVDTLPMGIRMPDSLRHNQFIDTLLKQYAINPFQFNGIKLRYSYQHVGHERPSRDVWVIFVILLLLIYAGLLNRILSKDIYNMVQAFYFKTSFAKLSKEDSLFSSWAFICLFLLFGLTVGMYVYQLSIYNNLIYSVSGFQLYISCAVLIIVFSILKILALRVLGFVFDIGGLVREYISILYLTYFNIAFIFLPVIICFSLLPPVVTPYLLKVSVALIIIVVLFQYLRSVLSIISNFTFHKIYLFIYLCALEICPVLIIIKALDL from the coding sequence ATGCGTTTAATTATCCTGGTTTTATTTGCATTTTTATTTACCAGCCTATGTGCAAACGCCCAAACGGATTCTATCCAAAATAAAACCGAAGAGGTAAAACCTGCTGCCGACACATTAGCTGCGGTAAAACTGCATGTAGATACACTGCCAATGGGCATCCGCATGCCCGATTCTTTGCGCCACAACCAGTTTATTGATACCCTGCTTAAACAATATGCCATAAACCCGTTTCAGTTTAATGGTATTAAACTTAGGTACAGCTACCAGCATGTGGGCCACGAACGCCCTTCGCGCGATGTGTGGGTTATTTTTGTAATACTATTGTTACTTATTTATGCTGGTTTGCTAAACAGGATATTGAGTAAAGACATTTACAACATGGTGCAGGCCTTTTATTTTAAAACATCGTTTGCTAAATTGAGTAAAGAAGATAGTTTGTTTAGCTCGTGGGCATTTATATGTTTGTTTTTATTGTTTGGCCTTACTGTGGGTATGTATGTTTACCAGCTTTCAATTTATAACAACCTTATTTATTCGGTTAGCGGCTTTCAGCTTTATATTAGCTGTGCTGTTTTAATTATTGTATTTTCTATACTTAAAATATTGGCTTTGAGGGTTTTGGGTTTTGTATTTGATATAGGCGGCCTTGTTAGGGAGTATATTTCAATTTTGTATCTAACCTACTTTAATATTGCCTTTATATTTTTGCCTGTTATTATTTGTTTTAGCTTGCTGCCCCCGGTTGTAACTCCTTACTTATTAAAGGTTTCGGTAGCTTTAATCATCATTGTAGTGTTATTTCAATACTTACGAAGTGTTTTAAGTATCATTTCTAACTTCACCTTTCATAAAATCTATTTATTTATCTATCTTTGTGCCCTCGAAATTTGCCCCGTGCTGATTATAATTAAGGCATTGGATTTGTAA
- a CDS encoding retropepsin-like aspartic protease, translating to MSNPILFRSKFLFLFLFAIITTNISHAQSFIPFELTPQGHIVVKAKINGVEGNFIFDTGAGLTLITKTFSDKIGKLHKQDGSYTAFRATGEKLTVDLYDAKTVALGNFIEHNPVLTIFDVNLGPIDGLISLMSFKEQPFTINYTNKRIIFETNKSMPAIRKAGHTIPLQLEESRDKALTMAAYFIVNNKLTLQFLIDSGAGSNIYRINSRYITALGVDTANASKIAIPSEFNPKVNTIIYQANVKSITAKQTPAIQCQDVKASFIDGLIYDGIVSLNWIGKQVTFDMKKREMIVL from the coding sequence ATGAGTAATCCTATTCTTTTCCGGTCAAAATTCCTTTTTCTTTTCCTATTTGCAATAATAACAACCAACATAAGCCATGCACAGTCTTTCATACCGTTTGAACTAACGCCACAGGGCCATATAGTAGTTAAGGCGAAAATTAACGGGGTTGAGGGAAATTTTATATTTGATACCGGTGCTGGCCTAACGCTAATTACCAAAACCTTTTCGGATAAGATAGGCAAGCTGCATAAGCAAGACGGTAGCTATACTGCTTTTCGTGCCACAGGTGAGAAACTAACAGTTGACCTGTATGATGCAAAAACTGTAGCATTAGGAAACTTTATAGAACATAACCCGGTACTAACAATTTTTGATGTAAACCTTGGCCCTATCGATGGCCTGATTTCTCTCATGAGTTTTAAGGAACAACCTTTTACTATCAATTACACCAATAAAAGGATAATTTTTGAAACCAATAAAAGCATGCCCGCAATTCGAAAAGCGGGCCATACAATCCCCTTGCAGCTGGAGGAATCAAGAGACAAAGCACTAACCATGGCTGCTTATTTTATTGTAAACAATAAGCTAACGTTACAATTTTTAATTGATAGTGGGGCAGGGAGTAATATATATCGTATAAACTCAAGGTACATCACGGCATTGGGTGTTGATACTGCAAACGCCAGTAAAATAGCCATCCCAAGTGAATTTAACCCTAAGGTTAACACCATTATTTATCAAGCCAACGTTAAATCTATAACTGCTAAGCAAACGCCAGCTATCCAATGCCAGGATGTAAAAGCTTCTTTTATTGATGGGTTGATTTATGACGGCATAGTTTCATTAAACTGGATTGGAAAGCAAGTTACTTTTGATATGAAAAAACGAGAAATGATTGTTCTGTAG
- the hemW gene encoding radical SAM family heme chaperone HemW yields MAGIYIHIPFCKQACYYCDFHFSTSLQYKSEMLNALQNEIRLQQNYLSGQTIETIYLGGGTPSLLSGDEVNMLFDTITKYHTVSSDAEVTIEANPDDLNEQQVKAFKQTTINRFSIGIQSFYNEDLFWMNRVHRGQEAQASVKRVQDAGFTNITADLIYGYPLLTDHKWKHNLEQIFELSIPHISAYSMTVEPKTALASFIEKKVYAPMNEAQSADQFMVLLQEMQNQGYEQYEISNFCLPGQYSRHNSNYWKGIKYLGIGPSAHSFNGEARQWNVANNARYTQALNGNTIPAERENLSEQDRLNEYIMTSLRTSWGLDINKLESISKHSGQELLKAAEEFFYKGWINKANNVLTLSTEGKLYADKIAAELFF; encoded by the coding sequence ATGGCCGGCATATACATTCACATCCCTTTTTGCAAGCAAGCTTGTTATTATTGCGATTTTCATTTCAGCACATCGCTGCAATACAAAAGCGAAATGCTTAATGCCTTGCAAAACGAGATACGCCTGCAACAAAATTATCTATCGGGCCAAACCATAGAAACTATTTACCTCGGCGGCGGCACGCCATCGTTACTATCTGGCGATGAGGTTAATATGCTTTTTGATACAATCACCAAGTATCATACCGTATCGTCAGATGCAGAAGTAACTATTGAGGCCAATCCCGACGATTTAAACGAACAACAGGTAAAGGCATTTAAACAAACCACTATTAATCGTTTCAGCATAGGCATACAATCGTTTTACAACGAAGATTTGTTTTGGATGAACCGCGTCCACCGCGGGCAGGAAGCCCAGGCATCGGTAAAAAGGGTACAAGATGCCGGCTTTACCAACATTACTGCCGATTTGATATACGGATACCCCTTACTTACCGACCATAAATGGAAGCATAACCTGGAGCAAATTTTTGAGCTGAGCATCCCTCATATATCAGCTTACAGCATGACTGTAGAACCAAAAACCGCATTAGCATCCTTTATAGAAAAAAAAGTTTATGCCCCTATGAACGAGGCCCAAAGTGCCGACCAGTTTATGGTGCTGCTGCAAGAGATGCAAAACCAAGGTTACGAGCAGTACGAAATATCAAACTTTTGCCTGCCGGGGCAATACTCGCGCCATAATTCAAACTACTGGAAAGGCATAAAGTATTTGGGCATTGGCCCATCAGCACACTCATTTAATGGCGAAGCGCGGCAATGGAACGTAGCTAATAATGCTAGATACACACAAGCCTTAAATGGAAACACCATACCCGCCGAACGCGAAAACCTGAGCGAACAAGACCGGCTTAACGAATACATTATGACGTCGTTACGCACAAGCTGGGGTTTAGACATTAACAAACTCGAAAGTATAAGCAAGCATTCGGGCCAGGAGTTGTTAAAGGCCGCCGAAGAATTTTTTTATAAAGGCTGGATAAACAAAGCCAACAATGTGCTTACCCTGAGCACCGAAGGCAAGCTATATGCTGATAAAATAGCTGCCGAATTGTTTTTTTAG
- a CDS encoding DUF3078 domain-containing protein, with protein sequence MKKNLLLLGFLFAVIASHAQTTTPKDTTHHYWTIHGQNTFLINQSSFVNWAAGGVNSLAGNIVLNYDFDYKKGKLSWDNKAIIGYGLSKQAGLGWRKNDDRLILNSLLGYQAAKYWLYTFYTNFQTQFSKGYSYDASNHRTLISALFAPAIVTLGPGFAYKKSDNLRVNISPLASRITLVQNDSLANIGSFGVKPGNKSLYEFGASLDAYYKVNLVENVSLENILKMYSNYLNKPTNIYADYTANLFMKVNKFITVNAGVELISDPNAQILFDKNNYPDYHSALQVKQIFGAGLTYKF encoded by the coding sequence ATGAAAAAAAACTTACTCCTCCTGGGGTTTTTGTTTGCTGTTATAGCAAGCCATGCGCAAACAACAACACCCAAAGACACTACACATCATTATTGGACAATTCATGGCCAAAATACTTTTTTAATTAACCAAAGTTCGTTTGTAAACTGGGCCGCAGGTGGGGTAAACTCACTTGCAGGCAACATTGTTTTAAATTATGATTTTGATTATAAAAAAGGCAAACTAAGCTGGGATAACAAAGCTATAATTGGCTATGGCTTAAGCAAACAAGCCGGCCTTGGCTGGCGTAAAAACGACGACCGCTTAATTTTGAACAGCTTATTAGGATACCAGGCTGCAAAATACTGGCTCTATACGTTTTATACAAATTTTCAAACACAGTTTTCAAAAGGATATTCGTACGATGCCAGCAACCACCGCACCTTAATATCGGCTTTATTTGCCCCGGCAATTGTTACATTGGGCCCGGGTTTTGCTTACAAAAAATCTGATAATTTGCGGGTAAATATTTCGCCGCTGGCATCCCGTATTACCCTGGTGCAGAACGATTCGTTGGCAAATATTGGTTCGTTTGGCGTAAAACCAGGCAACAAAAGCCTTTACGAATTTGGAGCATCGCTTGATGCTTATTACAAGGTTAACCTTGTTGAAAATGTTTCGTTAGAAAACATTTTGAAAATGTACTCCAATTACCTTAACAAACCGACAAATATTTATGCAGATTATACCGCAAACCTATTTATGAAGGTTAACAAATTTATAACCGTTAACGCAGGCGTGGAGTTAATATCCGATCCAAACGCCCAAATTCTTTTTGACAAAAACAATTACCCTGACTATCACTCGGCCTTACAGGTAAAACAAATTTTTGGCGCCGGTTTAACTTATAAATTTTAA
- a CDS encoding fasciclin domain-containing protein translates to MKKLFIAAFALVALAVAPKTYAQTKMVGGAAMYPTKDIIDNAVNSKDHTTLVAAVKAAGLVETLKGDGPFTVFAPTNEAFDKLPAGTVTTLLKPENKATLTKILTYHVVAGKFSSADIAAKIKAGMGKAEFKTVSGGTLTAMMTGKKLYLVDEKGGKSWITIANVNQKNGVIHVVNTVLMPN, encoded by the coding sequence ATGAAAAAATTATTTATCGCGGCCTTTGCATTAGTAGCTCTTGCAGTAGCGCCAAAAACTTATGCTCAAACTAAAATGGTTGGCGGAGCAGCCATGTATCCAACTAAGGATATTATTGACAATGCAGTTAATTCAAAAGATCATACCACCCTTGTTGCCGCTGTTAAAGCAGCCGGTTTGGTTGAAACTTTAAAAGGCGATGGCCCGTTTACCGTTTTTGCCCCAACCAACGAGGCTTTTGATAAGTTACCAGCAGGTACTGTTACCACCTTGTTAAAACCAGAAAACAAGGCTACTTTAACCAAAATTTTAACTTACCATGTTGTTGCAGGTAAATTTAGCTCGGCAGATATTGCCGCCAAAATTAAAGCAGGTATGGGTAAAGCCGAATTTAAAACGGTTAGCGGTGGCACATTAACCGCCATGATGACCGGCAAAAAACTTTACCTGGTTGACGAAAAAGGCGGAAAATCGTGGATAACCATCGCCAACGTGAACCAAAAAAACGGAGTAATACACGTAGTGAACACCGTATTAATGCCTAATTAA
- a CDS encoding cupin-like domain-containing protein encodes MGFILSEIDTVDTITQADFTKNYLNPRRPLVIKGLTKTWPARDKWTPEYLKQVVGDKVVPLYDNSKADPAKPINSATTHMPFNEYIDLIRSTPTELRIFFFNIFKQAPELLNDIVMPKDLMGGFLESMPAMFFGGSNSVTFLHYDIDLPHIFHTHFGGRKHVVLFENKWKRRLYCIPNATYALEDYDVLNPDVQKFPALDGVEGQQVFLEHGDTLFMPTGYWHWMKYLDGSYSLSLRAWDASISRKAASLYNLAIKGGVDSVLKMTLKAGYANYREKLAVKWAEKELRAGKPY; translated from the coding sequence ATGGGCTTTATACTTTCGGAAATAGATACTGTTGATACCATTACCCAGGCCGATTTCACAAAAAACTATCTCAATCCGCGCCGCCCGCTGGTAATAAAGGGACTAACCAAAACATGGCCCGCGCGCGATAAATGGACACCCGAGTATTTAAAACAGGTTGTTGGCGATAAGGTGGTGCCTTTATACGATAACTCAAAGGCCGACCCTGCAAAACCAATAAACTCGGCAACTACACATATGCCTTTTAACGAGTATATCGATTTGATACGCTCTACACCTACCGAACTGCGCATTTTTTTCTTTAACATTTTTAAACAAGCGCCCGAACTGCTAAACGATATTGTGATGCCTAAAGATTTGATGGGCGGCTTTTTAGAAAGTATGCCTGCTATGTTTTTTGGCGGCTCAAATTCAGTTACGTTTTTGCATTACGATATTGATCTCCCCCATATTTTCCACACCCATTTTGGTGGGCGCAAACATGTTGTTTTGTTTGAAAATAAGTGGAAACGGCGCTTATACTGCATACCCAATGCAACCTACGCTCTGGAAGATTATGACGTACTAAACCCCGATGTTCAAAAATTTCCGGCGCTGGATGGTGTTGAAGGTCAGCAGGTGTTTTTAGAGCATGGCGATACCTTATTTATGCCTACCGGATACTGGCACTGGATGAAATATTTAGATGGGTCGTATTCGTTAAGCCTGCGCGCATGGGATGCATCAATCAGCCGCAAAGCCGCCAGTTTATATAACCTGGCCATTAAAGGCGGAGTTGATAGCGTGTTGAAAATGACATTAAAAGCCGGCTATGCTAACTATCGCGAAAAGCTGGCCGTTAAATGGGCCGAAAAAGAACTAAGGGCGGGAAAACCGTACTAA
- a CDS encoding YybH family protein — MKKLFCFLLLAVCYLTTFAQTDALEIRKVLEEQRTAWNNGDIPQFMQGYWQSDSLMFVGKSGVNYGWQTTLNHYKKGYPDKAAMGQLTFNIIKIELLDKTNAFVLGGWNLKRENDAPGGYFTLWFRKIKGQWKIVCDHTS, encoded by the coding sequence ATGAAAAAACTATTTTGCTTTTTACTGCTGGCGGTTTGTTACCTAACCACCTTTGCACAAACAGATGCACTGGAAATTAGAAAAGTACTGGAAGAACAGCGCACCGCCTGGAACAATGGCGATATTCCGCAGTTTATGCAGGGGTACTGGCAGTCGGACTCGTTAATGTTTGTGGGCAAAAGCGGGGTGAACTACGGTTGGCAAACTACGTTAAACCACTACAAAAAAGGTTATCCCGATAAGGCAGCAATGGGCCAGCTTACTTTTAATATAATTAAAATAGAATTGTTAGATAAAACCAATGCATTTGTATTAGGTGGCTGGAATTTAAAGCGCGAAAATGATGCTCCAGGCGGCTATTTTACCTTGTGGTTTAGAAAGATAAAAGGACAGTGGAAAATAGTTTGCGACCATACGAGTTAA